The proteins below come from a single Oerskovia jenensis genomic window:
- a CDS encoding (Fe-S)-binding protein: MRIALAATCIADAMFPQAPRATVQLLERLGHEVFFPEQQTCCGQMHVNTGYFDEAVPVIRNHVETFAPALDGEWDAIVVPSGSCTGSIRHQQAMVCRRAGQEKLGATAEALAAKTYELSELLVDVLGVTDVGAHFPHRVTYHPTCHSLRMIRVGDKPLQLLRAVDGIDLVELPGAESCCGFGGTFALKNSETSTAMLGDKMTNVKSTGAEVLTAGDYSCLLHIGGGLSKLRTGVRTMHLAEILASTQDAPTLVSEPASTPGHARSDTPGPPSRLSEPSSTPGHARSDNEAEAAR; encoded by the coding sequence GTGCGTATCGCCCTCGCCGCCACCTGCATCGCCGACGCGATGTTCCCCCAAGCCCCTCGGGCCACCGTCCAGCTCCTCGAACGCCTCGGCCACGAGGTGTTCTTCCCCGAGCAGCAGACGTGCTGCGGCCAGATGCACGTCAACACGGGCTACTTCGACGAGGCGGTGCCCGTCATCAGGAACCACGTCGAGACGTTCGCGCCCGCGCTCGACGGCGAGTGGGACGCGATCGTCGTGCCGTCGGGCTCGTGCACCGGGTCGATCCGCCACCAGCAGGCCATGGTGTGCCGGCGTGCGGGGCAGGAGAAGCTGGGCGCGACCGCCGAGGCCCTCGCCGCCAAGACCTACGAGCTCTCGGAGCTGCTCGTCGACGTGCTCGGCGTGACCGACGTCGGCGCGCACTTCCCGCACCGCGTCACCTACCACCCGACGTGCCACTCGCTGCGCATGATCCGCGTGGGCGACAAGCCCCTCCAGCTCCTGCGGGCCGTCGACGGGATCGACCTCGTCGAGCTCCCCGGCGCCGAGAGCTGCTGCGGGTTCGGCGGGACGTTCGCGCTCAAGAACTCCGAGACGTCGACCGCGATGCTCGGCGACAAGATGACCAACGTGAAGTCGACCGGCGCCGAGGTCCTCACGGCGGGCGACTACTCGTGCCTCCTGCACATCGGCGGCGGCCTCTCGAAGCTGCGCACGGGCGTGCGCACCATGCACCTCGCGGAGATCCTGGCCTCGACGCAGGACGCGCCGACGCTCGTGTCAGAACCAGCGAGCACTCCAGGTCACGCTCGTTCTGACACGCCTGGCCCGCCGAGCCGCCTGTCAGAACCATCGAGCACCCCAGGTCACGCTCGTTCTGACAACGAGGCAGAGGCAGCGCGATGA
- a CDS encoding LutB/LldF family L-lactate oxidation iron-sulfur protein, translating to MSTFLGFPTRRGAKTLPDGGTHHGAPGTTAGPGWADDVPHPDAPLRWGATFPEAAKQALGNTQLRRNLAHATSTIRAKRAAVVGEVPDWEALRDAGSTIKAHVLSDLPHLLEELERNVTARGGVVHWARDAAEANRIVTELVQATGETEVVKVKSMVTQEIGLNEALAEEGIAAFETDLAELIVQLADDMPSHILVPAIHRNRSEIREIFLERMGDAPPDLTDAPRELAMAARAHLRRKFLSAKVAISGANFAVADTGTLAVVESEGNGRMCLTLPETLITVMGIEKLIPTYQDLEVFMALLPRSSTGERMNPYTSLWTGVTPGDGPQEFHLVLLDNGRTKALADEVGRAALHCIRCSACLNVCPVYERVGGHAYGSVYPGPIGAVLTPQLAGSTGTSDPNNSLPYASTLCGACYDVCPVKIDIPSLLVHLRAREVDQDRGRPTAWGAAMKAASFVMSTPGRFELAEKAGGVTRVLGGRSGRISSLPYPGSKWTGSRDLPVLPKQSFREWWATDHAAHEPVTPEAPASPPSPADPAPPASSDTTGDAR from the coding sequence ATGAGTACCTTCCTGGGCTTCCCCACCCGCCGCGGCGCGAAGACCCTGCCCGACGGCGGCACGCACCACGGCGCGCCCGGCACCACCGCGGGCCCCGGCTGGGCCGACGACGTGCCGCACCCCGACGCGCCGCTGCGCTGGGGCGCGACGTTCCCCGAGGCCGCCAAGCAGGCGCTGGGCAACACGCAGCTGCGCCGCAACCTGGCCCACGCGACCTCGACCATCCGGGCCAAGCGTGCGGCCGTCGTCGGCGAGGTGCCCGACTGGGAGGCCCTGCGCGACGCGGGCTCGACCATCAAGGCCCACGTCCTGAGCGACCTCCCGCACCTCCTCGAAGAGCTCGAGCGCAACGTGACCGCGCGCGGCGGCGTCGTGCACTGGGCCCGCGACGCCGCCGAGGCCAACCGCATCGTGACGGAGCTGGTCCAGGCCACGGGCGAGACCGAGGTCGTCAAGGTCAAGTCGATGGTCACGCAGGAGATCGGGCTCAACGAGGCGCTCGCCGAGGAGGGCATCGCGGCGTTCGAGACCGACCTCGCCGAGCTCATCGTGCAGCTCGCGGACGACATGCCCTCGCACATCCTCGTGCCCGCGATCCACCGCAACCGCTCCGAGATCCGCGAGATCTTCCTCGAACGCATGGGCGACGCACCGCCCGACCTGACCGACGCCCCGCGCGAGCTCGCCATGGCCGCCCGTGCACACCTGCGCCGCAAGTTCCTCTCGGCAAAGGTCGCGATCAGCGGCGCGAACTTCGCGGTCGCGGACACGGGCACGCTCGCGGTCGTCGAGTCCGAGGGCAACGGGCGCATGTGCCTCACGCTCCCCGAGACCCTCATCACCGTCATGGGCATCGAGAAACTCATCCCCACCTACCAGGACCTCGAGGTCTTCATGGCGCTCCTGCCCCGGTCCTCGACCGGCGAGCGCATGAACCCGTACACGTCCCTGTGGACAGGCGTCACGCCGGGCGACGGGCCGCAGGAGTTCCACCTGGTGCTGCTCGACAACGGGCGCACCAAGGCCCTGGCCGACGAGGTGGGCCGCGCCGCCCTGCACTGCATCCGCTGCTCGGCGTGCCTCAACGTGTGCCCGGTCTACGAGCGCGTGGGCGGGCACGCCTACGGCTCGGTCTACCCGGGCCCCATCGGCGCGGTCCTCACGCCCCAGCTCGCGGGGTCGACGGGCACGTCGGACCCCAACAACTCGCTGCCGTACGCCTCGACGCTGTGCGGCGCGTGCTACGACGTCTGCCCCGTCAAGATCGACATCCCGTCGCTGCTGGTGCACCTGCGGGCGCGCGAGGTGGACCAGGACCGGGGCCGCCCCACGGCCTGGGGAGCGGCCATGAAGGCCGCGTCGTTCGTCATGTCCACGCCCGGCCGGTTCGAGCTCGCCGAGAAGGCCGGCGGCGTGACCCGGGTCCTGGGCGGGCGATCCGGTCGCATCTCGTCGCTGCCCTACCCCGGGTCGAAGTGGACCGGCTCGCGCGACCTGCCCGTCCTGCCGAAGCAGAGCTTCCGCGAGTGGTGGGCCACCGACCACGCTGCGCACGAGCCCGTCACGCCGGAGGCGCCCGCCTCGCCCCCCTCGCCCGCGGATCCCGCCCCGCCCGCTTCCAGCGACACGACCGGAGACGCCCGATGA
- a CDS encoding LutC/YkgG family protein, with product MSARDDILARVRAAVITDGAHLGDAVAAQAPISREYRTAGEHSPGSPEAVEILVDRLVDYRAIVHRAATEDDLARTVGELLADARSVVVPPGVPAGWTSGLGDGTAVVHDSREDRRTAGELDQVDAVLTGSRLAVADTGTIVLDGEDDQGRRAITLVPDLHVCVVRTEQVLHTLPEAVTILAAHPTRPQTWISGPSATSDIELSRVEGVHGPRTLHVVLLG from the coding sequence ATGAGCGCGCGCGACGACATCCTGGCCCGCGTGCGCGCGGCCGTCATCACCGACGGCGCGCACCTCGGGGACGCCGTGGCCGCCCAGGCGCCGATCTCCCGCGAGTACCGGACGGCGGGCGAGCACTCCCCCGGGTCGCCCGAGGCGGTCGAGATCCTGGTCGACCGGCTCGTGGACTACCGCGCGATCGTGCACCGGGCCGCGACCGAGGACGACCTGGCCCGCACCGTGGGCGAGCTGCTCGCCGACGCGCGCTCCGTCGTCGTGCCCCCGGGGGTTCCCGCGGGCTGGACGAGCGGGCTCGGGGACGGGACCGCCGTCGTGCACGACTCGCGCGAGGACCGGCGGACGGCGGGCGAGCTCGACCAGGTCGACGCGGTGCTCACCGGGTCGCGGCTGGCCGTCGCGGACACCGGGACGATCGTCCTGGACGGCGAGGACGACCAGGGGCGACGCGCGATCACCCTCGTGCCCGACCTGCACGTGTGCGTGGTGCGGACCGAGCAGGTTTTGCACACGCTGCCCGAGGCCGTGACGATCCTCGCCGCGCACCCGACCCGCCCGCAGACGTGGATCTCGGGGCCGAGCGCGACGAGCGACATCGAGCTCTCGCGCGTCGAGGGCGTGCACGGGCCGAGGACGCTGCACGTGGTCCTGCTGGGCTGA
- a CDS encoding TetR/AcrR family transcriptional regulator codes for MRRVDPDRKDRIVDAALDVIAEHGVAGATHRVIAAAADVPLGSMTYHFENLDDLLRLAFERHAVQAAARFEAAMDAVPEGGDPVESLVALVCDESGSYQRDLLVALELYVLAARKPTFRTVTQRWMAASQAALRRHVDADVVADLDALIEGLVLHSVLSTGPDGRPPLDPERVRRAVRRQVG; via the coding sequence GTGCGCCGCGTCGACCCCGACCGCAAGGACCGGATCGTCGACGCGGCCCTCGATGTCATCGCCGAGCACGGCGTCGCGGGTGCGACGCACCGGGTGATCGCCGCCGCGGCCGACGTGCCGCTCGGGTCCATGACGTACCACTTCGAGAACCTCGACGACCTGCTGCGGCTCGCGTTCGAGCGGCACGCGGTCCAGGCCGCGGCGCGCTTCGAGGCGGCGATGGACGCGGTCCCCGAGGGCGGCGACCCGGTCGAGTCTCTCGTCGCGCTGGTCTGCGACGAGTCGGGCAGCTACCAGCGGGACCTGCTGGTCGCGCTCGAGCTCTACGTGCTCGCGGCCCGCAAGCCCACCTTCCGCACCGTCACGCAGCGGTGGATGGCCGCGAGCCAGGCCGCCCTGCGGCGGCACGTGGACGCGGACGTCGTGGCCGACCTCGACGCCCTGATCGAGGGGCTCGTGCTGCACTCCGTGCTGTCGACCGGGCCCGACGGGCGGCCACCGCTCGACCCCGAGCGCGTGCGCCGCGCGGTGCGGCGCCAGGTGGGCTGA
- a CDS encoding sugar O-acetyltransferase, translating to MTFPDPSDQRPMRERMLAGDLYLADDPQIAADSERAMSLSHRLNTLDPNDGTARREVLTELLGAFGEGSDIRPPFRCDLGYRTTVGARVFVNFNLVCLDVAPVTIGDDVLIGPNVQLLTPTHPVEPGPRRDKWEAAQPITIGDNVWLGGGVTVCPGVTIGENTVVGAGSVVTRDLPANVVAVGNPARVLRHIDE from the coding sequence ATGACCTTTCCTGACCCCTCCGACCAGCGCCCGATGCGCGAGCGCATGCTCGCCGGTGACCTCTACCTCGCCGACGACCCGCAGATCGCGGCCGACTCCGAGCGCGCCATGTCGCTCAGCCACCGCCTCAACACCCTGGACCCGAACGACGGCACGGCCCGCCGCGAGGTGCTCACCGAGCTGCTCGGCGCGTTCGGCGAGGGCAGCGACATCCGCCCCCCGTTCCGCTGCGACCTCGGCTACCGGACCACGGTCGGCGCGCGCGTCTTCGTGAACTTCAACCTCGTGTGCCTCGACGTCGCGCCCGTCACGATCGGCGACGACGTGCTCATCGGCCCCAACGTCCAGCTCCTGACGCCCACGCACCCCGTCGAGCCCGGCCCGCGCCGCGACAAGTGGGAGGCCGCGCAGCCCATCACGATCGGCGACAACGTGTGGCTCGGCGGCGGCGTGACGGTGTGCCCGGGCGTGACGATCGGCGAGAACACGGTCGTGGGCGCAGGATCCGTCGTGACGCGCGACCTGCCCGCGAACGTCGTGGCCGTGGGCAACCCGGCCCGCGTGCTGCGCCACATCGACGAGTGA
- a CDS encoding NUDIX hydrolase, translated as MTSAEDLAATALDSIRSWEPLSPAQSRLREEYVAFVEEGRGDVIFRGGPEHLTGSCFVLTPDLLHVLLCFHRKGQFWVQVGGHVEPEDDSLAAGAFREAREESGIVGLAPFEPDGAPVDLHRHALSSRFGTCLVHWDVGHVAFADLDALPVVSDESEAVAWFRVDRLPPDTPEDFPERLRTVLEEMTHRRRASV; from the coding sequence GTGACCTCCGCCGAAGACCTCGCCGCCACCGCCCTCGACTCGATCCGGTCCTGGGAGCCGCTGAGCCCCGCGCAGTCACGGCTCCGCGAGGAGTACGTGGCGTTCGTCGAGGAGGGCCGGGGGGACGTGATCTTCCGCGGCGGCCCCGAGCACCTGACGGGGAGCTGCTTCGTGCTGACCCCGGACCTGCTGCACGTGCTGCTGTGCTTCCACCGCAAGGGCCAGTTCTGGGTCCAGGTCGGCGGGCACGTCGAGCCGGAGGACGACAGCCTCGCGGCGGGGGCGTTCCGCGAGGCCAGGGAGGAGAGCGGGATCGTCGGTCTGGCACCGTTCGAGCCCGACGGCGCCCCCGTGGACCTGCACCGGCACGCGCTGTCCTCGCGCTTCGGGACCTGCCTGGTCCACTGGGACGTGGGCCACGTCGCGTTCGCGGACCTCGACGCCCTGCCCGTGGTCAGCGACGAGAGCGAGGCCGTCGCGTGGTTCCGTGTCGACCGGCTCCCGCCCGACACGCCCGAGGACTTCCCCGAGCGGCTCCGCACGGTCCTCGAGGAGATGACGCACCGCCGTCGGGCCTCGGTCTGA
- a CDS encoding glycosyl hydrolase family 18 protein, with translation MAVPLVAQVPVASAAEACAPAWSASSAYTGGSVASYSGSNYKASWWTQGETPGTQQWGAWKIVGPCGTDPTGTTGGTTGTTGGTTGTTGGTTGTTGGTTGTTGGTTGTTGGTTGGDPTGADPGTPISTNPQEKCRPDGLAVNKTVDVPYCDVYDEAGREKLPNGLDRRVIGYFTSWRTGKEGTPSYLASDIPWTKLSHINYAFAHVGPDSKISVNAESATSEATGLTFTGAENALDPTVPYKGHFNQLTKFKKQHPGVRTLVSVGGWAETGGYFGVDGNRVASGGFYTLDTQAEYDAFAASAVAMVRTYGFDGIDIDYEYPTSNVKAGNPDDFQIADARRGQLWKNYEQLMKTTREALDKAAAQDGEYYMLTIAAPASGWLLRGMEVFQIMPYLDYVNVMSYDLHGTWNDFVGGNGALFDDGKDGELAAAGVYGAYDGIGYLNADWAAHYFRGAVQAGRINIGVPFYTRGWANVQGGTNGLWGKAALPDQTKCPPGTGPSLGGTSKCGNGAGGIDNIWYDVDKAGAKIPAGGNPIWHMLNLQNGKVGSYAASYGAPTGPLTGTYQHNFDPVTKTEWWWNAQTKSFISGDSDQAIQAKADYVVAGGYGGLMIWELAGDYDLDATSGEYGMGDSLVTRMHSTFSTAAPYGAAKSKTATPAQAIDLGVSFSEFALGDNNYPINPRVTFANRSTVAIPAGSTISFDFATTTSATIGEQNGWGITTVAGHSGNNVGGLKGDLHSATLKVPSGGIPAGGSAYTKLSWRLPMAQISNVRVTIGTNTYATTYDHPRGVQVVTPVVSGGTTGGTPGGTPGGNTGGAGCTAAPWVAGTAYNGGAQVTHAGHRWSARYWTQGNAPVASDWGPWKDEGAC, from the coding sequence GTGGCAGTTCCGCTCGTCGCGCAGGTACCCGTGGCGTCCGCGGCCGAGGCGTGCGCGCCCGCGTGGTCGGCGTCGTCGGCGTACACGGGCGGGAGCGTCGCGTCGTACAGCGGGTCCAACTACAAGGCGTCCTGGTGGACCCAGGGCGAGACGCCCGGGACGCAGCAGTGGGGGGCGTGGAAGATCGTCGGGCCCTGCGGGACGGACCCGACCGGGACGACCGGGGGGACGACCGGGACGACGGGTGGGACGACCGGGACGACGGGCGGCACGACCGGCACCACCGGTGGGACGACCGGGACGACCGGCGGCACGACCGGCACCACGGGCGGCACGACCGGAGGCGACCCGACCGGTGCCGACCCGGGCACCCCCATCTCCACGAACCCGCAGGAGAAGTGCCGCCCCGACGGGCTCGCCGTCAACAAGACCGTCGACGTGCCCTACTGCGACGTGTACGACGAGGCCGGGCGCGAGAAGCTGCCCAACGGCCTCGACCGCCGCGTGATCGGGTACTTCACGTCGTGGCGCACGGGCAAGGAGGGGACGCCGTCGTACCTGGCGAGCGACATCCCGTGGACCAAGCTGTCGCACATCAACTACGCGTTCGCGCACGTCGGACCTGACTCGAAGATCTCGGTGAACGCCGAGTCGGCGACGAGCGAGGCGACGGGCCTGACGTTCACGGGCGCCGAGAACGCGCTCGACCCGACCGTCCCCTACAAGGGGCACTTCAACCAGCTCACCAAGTTCAAGAAGCAGCACCCGGGAGTGCGCACGCTCGTGTCGGTCGGCGGGTGGGCGGAGACCGGCGGCTACTTCGGGGTCGACGGGAACCGCGTCGCCTCGGGCGGCTTCTACACCCTGGACACGCAGGCCGAGTACGACGCGTTCGCGGCGTCCGCGGTCGCGATGGTGCGGACCTACGGGTTCGACGGGATCGACATCGACTACGAGTACCCGACCTCGAACGTCAAGGCAGGGAACCCGGACGACTTCCAGATCGCCGACGCGCGACGCGGGCAGCTCTGGAAGAACTACGAGCAGCTCATGAAGACCACGCGCGAGGCGCTCGACAAGGCGGCTGCCCAGGACGGCGAGTACTACATGCTGACCATCGCCGCCCCCGCGTCGGGGTGGCTGCTGCGCGGCATGGAGGTCTTCCAGATCATGCCGTACCTCGACTACGTCAACGTGATGTCCTACGACCTGCACGGGACGTGGAACGACTTCGTGGGCGGCAACGGTGCCTTGTTCGACGACGGCAAGGACGGTGAGCTCGCCGCGGCCGGCGTCTACGGGGCGTACGACGGGATCGGGTACCTCAACGCCGACTGGGCCGCGCACTACTTCCGAGGAGCCGTGCAGGCCGGGCGCATCAACATCGGCGTCCCGTTCTACACGCGCGGCTGGGCCAACGTGCAGGGCGGGACCAACGGGCTGTGGGGCAAGGCGGCCCTGCCCGACCAGACCAAGTGCCCGCCCGGCACGGGCCCCTCGCTGGGCGGCACGTCCAAGTGCGGCAACGGCGCGGGCGGGATCGACAACATCTGGTACGACGTCGACAAGGCCGGGGCGAAGATCCCCGCAGGTGGCAACCCGATCTGGCACATGCTCAACCTGCAGAACGGGAAGGTCGGCTCCTACGCGGCGTCCTACGGCGCACCGACCGGTCCGCTGACCGGCACGTACCAGCACAACTTCGACCCGGTCACCAAGACCGAGTGGTGGTGGAACGCGCAGACGAAGTCGTTCATCTCGGGCGACTCCGACCAGGCGATCCAGGCCAAGGCCGACTACGTGGTCGCGGGCGGGTACGGCGGGCTCATGATCTGGGAGCTCGCGGGGGACTACGACCTGGACGCGACGAGCGGCGAGTACGGCATGGGCGACAGCCTCGTGACGCGCATGCACTCGACGTTCTCCACCGCGGCGCCCTACGGCGCGGCCAAGTCCAAGACCGCGACGCCGGCGCAGGCGATCGACCTCGGGGTGTCGTTCTCGGAGTTCGCGCTCGGGGACAACAACTACCCGATCAACCCCCGGGTGACGTTCGCGAACAGGTCGACGGTCGCGATCCCGGCCGGGTCGACCATCTCGTTCGACTTCGCGACGACCACCTCGGCCACGATCGGTGAGCAGAACGGCTGGGGCATCACGACGGTCGCGGGGCACTCGGGCAACAACGTGGGCGGGCTCAAGGGGGACCTGCACTCGGCGACGCTCAAGGTGCCCTCGGGGGGCATCCCGGCGGGCGGCTCGGCGTACACCAAGCTGTCGTGGAGACTGCCCATGGCGCAGATCTCGAACGTCCGCGTGACCATCGGGACGAACACCTACGCCACGACCTACGACCACCCGCGCGGTGTGCAGGTCGTGACCCCGGTGGTCTCCGGCGGGACGACGGGCGGCACCCCCGGTGGTACTCCGGGCGGCAACACCGGCGGTGCGGGGTGCACGGCGGCCCCGTGGGTCGCCGGGACGGCGTACAACGGCGGCGCGCAGGTCACGCACGCGGGCCACAGGTGGTCCGCCCGGTACTGGACGCAGGGCAACGCCCCTGTGGCCAGCGACTGGGGGCCGTGGAAGGACGAGGGGGCGTGCTGA
- a CDS encoding uridine kinase family protein produces MTNGLFDLPEGTRVPSRRIVLLTGPSGSGKTSLTRRLGLPVVELDDFYHDVDHPGMPQRFGIVDWDSPGSWDAESAMEALLALVTTGHSDVPVYDIPTSRRTGTTHLDVSGSRLVIAEGIFAAELVAACRAEGILADAICLRRPRLMTFWFRLLRDLGESRKPPLTLLRRGWGLLRDEPRLIQGWVDKGCRTASPGQAERDIRALLAG; encoded by the coding sequence GTGACGAACGGCCTCTTCGACCTGCCCGAGGGCACGCGTGTCCCATCCCGTCGGATCGTCCTGCTGACGGGCCCGTCGGGCTCGGGCAAGACGTCGCTCACGCGGCGCCTGGGCCTGCCGGTCGTGGAGCTCGACGACTTCTACCACGACGTCGACCACCCCGGGATGCCGCAGCGTTTCGGGATCGTCGACTGGGACTCCCCGGGGAGCTGGGATGCCGAGAGCGCCATGGAGGCGCTGCTCGCGCTGGTCACGACGGGGCACTCGGACGTCCCGGTGTACGACATCCCGACGTCTCGCCGTACGGGCACGACGCACCTCGACGTGAGCGGGTCGCGCCTCGTGATCGCGGAGGGGATCTTCGCAGCCGAGCTGGTCGCGGCCTGCCGGGCCGAGGGCATCCTGGCGGACGCGATCTGCCTGCGGCGGCCGCGGCTCATGACGTTCTGGTTCCGGCTGCTGCGCGACCTCGGGGAGTCCCGCAAGCCGCCGCTCACGCTCTTGCGCCGGGGGTGGGGCCTCCTGCGGGACGAGCCACGTCTGATCCAGGGCTGGGTCGACAAGGGCTGCCGGACGGCGTCGCCCGGTCAGGCCGAGCGGGACATCCGGGCGCTCCTCGCGGGCTGA